The Methanoplanus sp. FWC-SCC4 genome has a window encoding:
- the mtnA gene encoding S-methyl-5-thioribose-1-phosphate isomerase encodes MKINNDKTIFWNYDKNCIEFVEQTLLPVQYNIIECDRVERLAKAIKRLEVRGAPALGVAGAFGIALSCLEHDDCNMEAFFKLVSDDAKYLKSTRPTAVNLSWGITRVLDKIKSSGTLKEARETALMEAEAVAREDEAMCHSIGNYGAEYLPDKCTVLTHCNAGALACYTWGTALGVIRSAVKAGKDVSVISCETRPLNQGSRLTAWELSRDNIPVKTITDSTAAFLMKKGEIDAVIVGADRITPDAVFNKIGTYMHAVCARYHNIPFYVAAPYSTFDATGKESDIIIEERDREELAFCGNKQLMPKSVPAINYAFDPTPMELVTAIFTEKGVLKPPFTKDFPIA; translated from the coding sequence ATGAAAATAAATAATGATAAGACAATATTTTGGAATTATGACAAAAACTGCATAGAATTTGTAGAACAGACACTATTACCGGTACAATACAATATAATCGAGTGTGACAGGGTTGAAAGACTTGCAAAGGCAATAAAACGTCTGGAAGTCAGGGGAGCACCGGCACTTGGTGTTGCAGGCGCATTCGGAATCGCACTGTCATGCCTGGAGCATGATGACTGTAATATGGAAGCTTTTTTTAAACTTGTTTCTGATGATGCAAAATACCTGAAATCAACAAGACCAACAGCAGTCAATCTGTCATGGGGAATCACCCGCGTCCTTGATAAAATAAAATCATCCGGCACCCTGAAAGAAGCAAGAGAAACCGCTTTAATGGAGGCAGAGGCAGTTGCCAGAGAGGATGAGGCAATGTGCCATTCAATCGGAAATTATGGTGCAGAATATCTCCCTGACAAATGCACAGTCCTAACACACTGTAATGCAGGCGCTCTTGCATGCTATACGTGGGGAACGGCACTTGGCGTTATTCGTTCAGCTGTGAAAGCAGGCAAAGATGTATCTGTCATCTCATGCGAAACACGGCCTCTCAATCAGGGCTCACGCCTCACAGCATGGGAATTGTCAAGGGACAATATACCTGTAAAGACGATTACAGATTCGACCGCCGCATTCCTGATGAAAAAAGGTGAGATCGATGCGGTAATTGTAGGTGCAGACAGGATAACCCCAGATGCTGTTTTCAACAAAATCGGCACATACATGCATGCAGTCTGTGCCAGATACCACAATATACCGTTTTATGTTGCGGCACCCTACTCCACATTCGATGCAACGGGAAAGGAATCAGATATAATTATTGAAGAAAGAGACAGGGAAGAACTTGCATTTTGTGGGAACAAACAGCTTATGCCAAAATCAGTACCTGCTATTAACTATGCATTTGATCCAACCCCGATGGAACTTGTAACAGCAATATTTACAGAAAAAGGCGTTTTAAAACCTCCTTTTACAAAAGATTTTCCTATAGCATAA
- a CDS encoding polymer-forming cytoskeletal protein, with amino-acid sequence MKIYRDGDTFIAPRGSYFEGNVKINGDFIVPSGTHFWGHLNVLGKLDLGPKSSVKSYVESKDAVIGPGAIISGNLDAKGNVTICDNAKVGNIKSEGDVVLRPGVEVGDVKSEGTIFVYGKIMSGKLLGRQVKVLRDPRI; translated from the coding sequence ATGAAAATCTATCGGGATGGAGACACATTCATCGCCCCCCGGGGCTCTTATTTTGAAGGGAACGTAAAGATAAACGGGGACTTCATAGTACCTTCGGGTACTCATTTCTGGGGACATCTGAATGTTTTGGGAAAGCTTGATCTTGGTCCCAAATCATCCGTAAAATCCTATGTCGAGTCCAAAGATGCTGTTATAGGGCCTGGTGCAATTATCAGTGGAAATCTGGACGCAAAAGGGAACGTAACCATTTGTGACAATGCAAAGGTTGGGAATATCAAATCCGAAGGAGATGTGGTGTTAAGACCCGGAGTCGAGGTCGGTGATGTAAAAAGTGAAGGGACAATATTTGTTTATGGAAAGATAATGTCCGGAAAATTACTTGGAAGACAGGTAAAAGTCCTCCGCGATCCAAGAATATAA
- a CDS encoding CoB--CoM heterodisulfide reductase iron-sulfur subunit A family protein yields the protein MSEVAVIGAGVAGIQAALDIANHGIKVHLIEKEPTIGGHMSQLDKTFPTNDCSMCILSPKMVDAQRNPNIILHTLTEVKEVKGEVGNFEVKLLRHPRYVDEYTCTGCGDCMDVCPVEVYNHYEAGIGVRKAIYKPHPQVIPNVAIRDTEHCIDCGLCYDVCGPVAVLHDDEDKEEEFTINVASIVVATGFETFNPERKKALNYLRTPNVITSLEFERMICASGPTGGSLKRLSNGEKPKSIVFLQCVGSRDMTIKKTYCSCVCCMYAIKNAILLKEKDPKLDITLLYMDIRAYGKGYEEYYERANQLGINFIRGIPGEIIEDSQSNLEITVENTENGEIIKLKPELVILSVGMEPAKNTAAFANILGIETDDTGFFRSENMKMNPVGTIKPGIYIAGAAVAPKDIPDSVIQGGAAAMKAVSDALKSN from the coding sequence ATGAGTGAAGTTGCGGTCATAGGAGCAGGTGTTGCAGGCATTCAGGCAGCACTTGACATTGCAAACCACGGAATAAAAGTCCACCTTATTGAAAAAGAGCCGACCATCGGGGGACATATGTCACAGCTTGACAAAACCTTCCCGACAAATGACTGTTCAATGTGTATTCTATCCCCGAAAATGGTAGATGCACAAAGAAATCCGAATATCATACTTCACACCCTCACAGAAGTTAAAGAGGTCAAAGGGGAAGTCGGGAATTTTGAAGTGAAACTTCTTAGACATCCGAGATATGTTGATGAATACACATGCACGGGGTGTGGGGACTGCATGGATGTATGCCCCGTTGAAGTTTACAACCACTATGAAGCAGGAATAGGAGTCCGCAAAGCCATATACAAACCACACCCGCAGGTGATTCCAAATGTCGCAATCAGGGATACAGAACACTGTATCGACTGCGGGCTCTGCTATGATGTCTGCGGTCCGGTTGCAGTGCTCCATGACGATGAAGATAAAGAAGAGGAATTTACAATAAATGTTGCAAGCATAGTCGTCGCAACCGGCTTTGAAACATTCAATCCTGAGAGGAAAAAGGCGCTCAATTACCTGAGAACCCCTAATGTAATTACAAGTCTTGAATTCGAGAGAATGATCTGTGCAAGCGGCCCTACGGGTGGCAGTCTTAAAAGGCTTTCAAACGGTGAAAAACCAAAATCAATTGTCTTTTTGCAGTGTGTCGGCTCAAGAGACATGACTATAAAAAAGACCTACTGTTCATGTGTCTGCTGTATGTATGCAATTAAAAATGCAATTCTCCTAAAGGAAAAAGATCCAAAGCTCGACATAACCCTTCTCTATATGGACATCAGAGCCTATGGAAAGGGCTACGAAGAATATTATGAAAGGGCAAATCAGCTGGGCATTAATTTCATACGTGGAATTCCCGGAGAAATAATTGAAGACAGCCAAAGCAATCTTGAAATCACAGTAGAAAATACGGAAAACGGAGAAATAATAAAACTCAAACCCGAACTTGTGATCCTCTCAGTCGGAATGGAGCCTGCAAAAAATACAGCTGCATTCGCAAACATTCTTGGTATTGAAACGGATGATACAGGATTTTTCAGGTCAGAAAACATGAAAATGAACCCTGTAGGAACAATAAAACCGGGCATTTACATTGCAGGTGCGGCCGTTGCACCAAAAGATATTCCTGACAGTGTGATACAGGGCGGTGCAGCTGCAATGAAAGCGGTATCAGATGCTCTAAAATCCAATTAA
- a CDS encoding DUF116 domain-containing protein: MITIGELTLVLLAGSFLTAIFVVTVSFYSIKRGHFYFPRLVKSGLVMSEGMVKGICNFFSLDDKELTAFFIRLHNTMNSKAFSKIESSKRAVFLPQCLRNSQCPANLTPEGLQCRRCGRCEIGQNIDRLENLGYNVWIAPGSTLIKRMVIKYKPEAVIGIGCLVEVKEGLDLLDKINIVGMGVLTMKDGCVETALNWNDLFEVALLGLEDK, encoded by the coding sequence ATGATAACAATCGGAGAGCTGACTCTGGTTTTACTGGCCGGTTCTTTTCTGACCGCAATCTTCGTTGTCACAGTGTCATTCTATTCAATTAAAAGAGGGCATTTTTACTTCCCGAGACTTGTTAAATCAGGTCTTGTAATGAGTGAGGGGATGGTTAAAGGAATTTGCAATTTCTTCAGCCTTGATGACAAAGAGCTTACAGCATTTTTTATCCGTCTTCACAATACAATGAACTCAAAGGCATTTTCAAAGATTGAATCTTCCAAAAGAGCGGTTTTCCTGCCACAGTGCCTAAGAAACTCACAATGTCCGGCAAATCTGACACCTGAAGGCCTTCAGTGCAGGAGATGCGGAAGGTGTGAAATTGGGCAGAATATCGACAGGCTGGAAAACCTTGGATATAATGTATGGATAGCACCTGGTTCAACCCTGATTAAAAGAATGGTAATTAAATATAAACCAGAGGCAGTTATCGGAATCGGCTGTCTTGTAGAAGTAAAAGAAGGACTTGATCTTCTGGATAAAATAAATATTGTCGGGATGGGAGTCCTTACAATGAAAGACGGGTGTGTCGAAACCGCACTTAACTGGAATGATCTTTTTGAAGTAGCTCTTCTCGGACTTGAAGACAAATAA